In Microplitis demolitor isolate Queensland-Clemson2020A chromosome 9, iyMicDemo2.1a, whole genome shotgun sequence, one genomic interval encodes:
- the LOC103577269 gene encoding liprin-beta-2 isoform X4, which yields MGKGEDSNGSDDGDSTSSTNKYNSSSTTEASKMLEAALLQMDGIISGTCADTTDVSHSLCDWKESVKETTRALISAIQNAPFLPPPPDQNTVEFLLQWLKPERLRKLENDRAGLNMEVAVLSEQVDAQSTKIMELEHLLQEKKNCLRQLDDALQQEILSKSALETQKLELLTSLSEMKLKQANLEHENMTLRNAASIANGEKFSRHTGQYSSLPRPPTVPKKGVAFGKKLSSSTPQSQSQSNLPTIYNPGLLSQSQIHLQSQLVSPPVNVRGIISSRCLSAPHLAEEDKIIMNESTMSSPQKQQLRQQLQQEEQQYYNNSKQEEIETMSSISKSLKDLSMEEIECWLARLGLECYSSELRRWGATGTKLLDSTPHQIEKELDIKNTLHRKKLMYAIECERCNGVGFLGSDKMDNSAVLRWLDDIGLPQHKESFQNAKVDGRVLHRLTTEDLLNLGVTAQLHAASLRRGIQVLRELNFEFDNLERRSLSGDGADGSNIAFWTNHRVMEWLRVVDLAEYAPNLRGSGVHGGLIVHEGRFTTELMAAILSIPPSKTLLRRHLTTHFNEILGRDVVQHKREIENTLGFVPLTLTARLKVAKKSQFTLKRKKSKSEVDYANLVCPLETSPPGTPTSNNSSATASPNLNSPSI from the exons atgggaAAAGGTGAAGATTCCAATGGATCCGACGATGGAGATTCGACGAGCAGtaccaataaatataattcttcGTCAACGACTGAAGCCAGTAAAATGTTAGAGGCTGCATTATTACAAATGGATGGAATTATAtctg GTACATGTGCAGATACAACAGACGTATCGCATTCTTTATGCGACTGGAAAGAATCCGTCAAAGAAACTACAAGAGCTTTAATATCAGCGATTCAAAATGCTCCATTTTTACCGCCACCTCCTGATCAAAATACTGTCGAATTTTTATTGCAGTGGCTCAAACCG gaacgattaagaaaattagaaaACGATCGCGCAGGATTAAATATGGAAGTTGCCGTATTATCCGAACAAGTCGACGCTCAATCAACTAAAATAATGGAACTTGAACACTtgttacaagaaaaaaaaaattgcttacGACAACTAGATGACGCTTTGCAACAA gaaatattATCAAAGAGTGCATTAGAAACTCAAAAGCTTGAGTTATTAACTTCATTATCAGAAATGAAGTTGAAACAAGCAAATTTAGAGCACGAAAATATGACACTACGTAATGCTGCTTCAATTGCTAAC gGTGAAAAATTTAGTCGGCACACAGGACAATACAGTAGCTTACCACGTCCACCGACGGTACCAAAAAAAGGTGTCGCCTTTGGTAAGAAATTATCTTCATCGACACCCCAGTCTCAATCTCAATCAAATTTACCAACAATTTATAACCCTGGTTTATTATCGCAATCACAAATTCATTTACAATCTCAATTAGTATCGCCACCCGTCAACGTGAGAGGAATTATCTCATCAAGATGTTTGTCCGCTCCacatttag CTGAAGaagacaaaataataatgaatgagTCGACGATGAGTTCGCCTCAGAAACAACAGTTACGACAACAATTACAGCAAGAAGAACAACAATATTACAACAACAGTAAACAAGAGGAAATAGAAACGATGTCATCGATATCGAAATCGCTGAAAGATTTATCGATGGAAGAAATCGAGTGCTGGCTTGCGCGATTGGGGTTAGAGTGTTATTCTAGTGAATTGAGACGATGGGGCGCCACTGGTACTAAACTATTGGACTCGACACCTCATCAGATTGAAAAAGAGTTGGATATTAAGAATACgttacatagaaaaaaattaatgtatgcTATCGAATGTGAACGATGTAATGGCGTCGGATTTTTGGGTTCTGAtaaa atggaTAACTCAGCAGTTTTACGTTGGTTAGATGATATCGGTTTGCCTCAACACAAAGAATCATTTCAAAATGCCAAAGTCGATGGTCGCGTGTTGCATCGATTGACCACCGAAGATTTATTAAATCTCGGTGTCACAGCTCAGCTACACGCTGCGAGCCTAAGGCGCGGAATTCAAGTTCTCCgtgaattgaattttgaattcgaTAATTTAGAGCGCAGATCATTGTCGGGCGATGGCGCTGATGGCTCAAATATTGCGTTTTGGACAAACCATCGAGTCATGGAATGGCTGAGAGTCGTTGACTTGGCTGAATACGCACCCAATTTACGAGGCTCTGGTGTACACGGCGGGCTGATTGTTCACGAAGGACGTTTCACTACTGAATTAATGGCAGCTATTTTGAGTATACCGCCATCTAAAACGCTTTTAAGACGACATCTTACAACTCATTTTAATGAAATCCTTGGCCGTGATGTTGTACAGCATAAAAgggaaattgaaaatactcTGGGTTTCGTTCCTTTGACTTTAACTGCGAGATTGAAg gTCGCCAAAAAGTCACAGTTTACTCTTAAGCGAAAAAAGAGCAAAAGTGAAGTTGACTACGCGAACTTAGTCTGCCCTCTAGAGACTTCGCCACCAGGTACACCGACTTCGAATAATTCATCGGCAACAGCAAGCCCTAATCTAAACTCgccttcaatttaa
- the LOC103577269 gene encoding liprin-beta homolog isoform X1, giving the protein MENWNGKDLHPIIEEEDKSKDSISESDSSTIKNWKNHWRRQLYSQNNADEEEEFQDYDDIDEEYSSQTSTESLKKPYEDSFKSNYFSSFKLVKNKKKINYPESVAKELSGIKRCSGTKTLNKQLKKNYSSGRFINNSRLINLNTCGASLGGGGGVSGGNYPSGSLDRRRKRLRNRNERDQRAKSQSDLCYERDRVTPLHYCSLQQFHCQYSSNPCINCFNNNTEERLRKLENDRAGLNMEVAVLSEQVDAQSTKIMELEHLLQEKKNCLRQLDDALQQEILSKSALETQKLELLTSLSEMKLKQANLEHENMTLRNAASIANGEKFSRHTGQYSSLPRPPTVPKKGVAFGKKLSSSTPQSQSQSNLPTIYNPGLLSQSQIHLQSQLVSPPVNVRGIISSRCLSAPHLAEEDKIIMNESTMSSPQKQQLRQQLQQEEQQYYNNSKQEEIETMSSISKSLKDLSMEEIECWLARLGLECYSSELRRWGATGTKLLDSTPHQIEKELDIKNTLHRKKLMYAIECERCNGVGFLGSDKMDNSAVLRWLDDIGLPQHKESFQNAKVDGRVLHRLTTEDLLNLGVTAQLHAASLRRGIQVLRELNFEFDNLERRSLSGDGADGSNIAFWTNHRVMEWLRVVDLAEYAPNLRGSGVHGGLIVHEGRFTTELMAAILSIPPSKTLLRRHLTTHFNEILGRDVVQHKREIENTLGFVPLTLTARLKVAKKSQFTLKRKKSKSEVDYANLVCPLETSPPGTPTSNNSSATASPNLNSPSI; this is encoded by the exons ATGGAAAATTGGAACGGTAAAGATTTGCATCCGATTATCGAAGAGGAAGATAAATCTAAAG actCGATATCAGAGTCAGATAGCTCGACAATAAAAAACTGGAAGAATCACTGGCGTCGTCAGCTTTACAGTCAAAATAACGCtgacgaagaagaagaattCCAAGACTATGACGACATAGATGAAGAATATTCATCCCAAACTTCAACGGAGTCTCTCAAAAAACCATACGAAGATTCATTTAAATCAAACTATTTTTCGTCTTTCAAGTTagtgaagaataaaaaaaaaattaattaccccGAGTCGGTCGCGAAAGAGCTGAGCGGAATAAAAAGATGCAGTGGCACTAAAACTTTGAACaaacagttgaaaaaaaattactctagtGGGCGATTTATAAACAACAGCcgcttaattaatttaaatacttgtgGGGCAAGCCTTGGTGGCGGAGGGGGAGTAAGTGGTGGTAATTATCCAAGTGGTTCATTAGACAGACGGAGAAAAAGGTTACGCAATCGAAATGAACGCGATCAACGAGCTAAATCTCAAAGTGATTTGTGCTATGAACGTGACCGCGTTACCCCGCTTCATTATTGCTCGTTGCAGCAATTTCATTGTCAGTACTCAAGTAATCCGTGCATTAATTGCTTCAATAATAACACTGAG gaacgattaagaaaattagaaaACGATCGCGCAGGATTAAATATGGAAGTTGCCGTATTATCCGAACAAGTCGACGCTCAATCAACTAAAATAATGGAACTTGAACACTtgttacaagaaaaaaaaaattgcttacGACAACTAGATGACGCTTTGCAACAA gaaatattATCAAAGAGTGCATTAGAAACTCAAAAGCTTGAGTTATTAACTTCATTATCAGAAATGAAGTTGAAACAAGCAAATTTAGAGCACGAAAATATGACACTACGTAATGCTGCTTCAATTGCTAAC gGTGAAAAATTTAGTCGGCACACAGGACAATACAGTAGCTTACCACGTCCACCGACGGTACCAAAAAAAGGTGTCGCCTTTGGTAAGAAATTATCTTCATCGACACCCCAGTCTCAATCTCAATCAAATTTACCAACAATTTATAACCCTGGTTTATTATCGCAATCACAAATTCATTTACAATCTCAATTAGTATCGCCACCCGTCAACGTGAGAGGAATTATCTCATCAAGATGTTTGTCCGCTCCacatttag CTGAAGaagacaaaataataatgaatgagTCGACGATGAGTTCGCCTCAGAAACAACAGTTACGACAACAATTACAGCAAGAAGAACAACAATATTACAACAACAGTAAACAAGAGGAAATAGAAACGATGTCATCGATATCGAAATCGCTGAAAGATTTATCGATGGAAGAAATCGAGTGCTGGCTTGCGCGATTGGGGTTAGAGTGTTATTCTAGTGAATTGAGACGATGGGGCGCCACTGGTACTAAACTATTGGACTCGACACCTCATCAGATTGAAAAAGAGTTGGATATTAAGAATACgttacatagaaaaaaattaatgtatgcTATCGAATGTGAACGATGTAATGGCGTCGGATTTTTGGGTTCTGAtaaa atggaTAACTCAGCAGTTTTACGTTGGTTAGATGATATCGGTTTGCCTCAACACAAAGAATCATTTCAAAATGCCAAAGTCGATGGTCGCGTGTTGCATCGATTGACCACCGAAGATTTATTAAATCTCGGTGTCACAGCTCAGCTACACGCTGCGAGCCTAAGGCGCGGAATTCAAGTTCTCCgtgaattgaattttgaattcgaTAATTTAGAGCGCAGATCATTGTCGGGCGATGGCGCTGATGGCTCAAATATTGCGTTTTGGACAAACCATCGAGTCATGGAATGGCTGAGAGTCGTTGACTTGGCTGAATACGCACCCAATTTACGAGGCTCTGGTGTACACGGCGGGCTGATTGTTCACGAAGGACGTTTCACTACTGAATTAATGGCAGCTATTTTGAGTATACCGCCATCTAAAACGCTTTTAAGACGACATCTTACAACTCATTTTAATGAAATCCTTGGCCGTGATGTTGTACAGCATAAAAgggaaattgaaaatactcTGGGTTTCGTTCCTTTGACTTTAACTGCGAGATTGAAg gTCGCCAAAAAGTCACAGTTTACTCTTAAGCGAAAAAAGAGCAAAAGTGAAGTTGACTACGCGAACTTAGTCTGCCCTCTAGAGACTTCGCCACCAGGTACACCGACTTCGAATAATTCATCGGCAACAGCAAGCCCTAATCTAAACTCgccttcaatttaa
- the LOC103577269 gene encoding liprin-beta homolog isoform X2: MENWNGKDLHPIIEEEDKSKDSISESDSSTIKNWKNHWRRQLYSQNNADEEEEFQDYDDIDEEYSSQTSTESLKKPYEDSFKSNYFSSFKLVKNKKKINYPESVAKELSGIKRCSGTKTLNKQLKKNYSSGRFINNSRLINLNTCGASLGGGGGVSGGNYPSGSLDRRRKRLRNRNERDQRAKSQSDLCYERDRVTPLHYCSLQQFHCQYSSNPCINCFNNNTEERLRKLENDRAGLNMEVAVLSEQVDAQSTKIMELEHLLQEKKNCLRQLDDALQQEILSKSALETQKLELLTSLSEMKLKQANLEHENMTLRNAASIANGEKFSRHTGQYSSLPRPPTVPKKGVAFGKKLSSSTPQSQSQSNLPTIYNPGLLSQSQIHLQSQLVSPPVNVRGIISSRCLSAPHLAEEDKIIMNESTMSSPQKQQLRQQLQQEEQQYYNNSKQEEIETMSSISKSLKDLSMEEIECWLARLGLECYSSELRRWGATGTKLLDSTPHQIEKELDIKNTLHRKKLMYAIECERCNGVGFLGSDKMDNSAVLRWLDDIGLPQHKESFQNAKVDGRVLHRLTTEDLLNLGVTAQLHAASLRRGIQVLRELNFEFDNLERRSLSGDGADGSNIAFWTNHRVMEWLRVVDLAEYAPNLRGSGVHGGLIVHEGRFTTELMAAILSIPPSKTLLRRHLTTHFNEILGRDVVQHKREIENTLGFVPLTLTARLKVAKKSQFTLKRKKSKSEVDYANLVCPLETSPPDLEIVEHRKIIGCI; encoded by the exons ATGGAAAATTGGAACGGTAAAGATTTGCATCCGATTATCGAAGAGGAAGATAAATCTAAAG actCGATATCAGAGTCAGATAGCTCGACAATAAAAAACTGGAAGAATCACTGGCGTCGTCAGCTTTACAGTCAAAATAACGCtgacgaagaagaagaattCCAAGACTATGACGACATAGATGAAGAATATTCATCCCAAACTTCAACGGAGTCTCTCAAAAAACCATACGAAGATTCATTTAAATCAAACTATTTTTCGTCTTTCAAGTTagtgaagaataaaaaaaaaattaattaccccGAGTCGGTCGCGAAAGAGCTGAGCGGAATAAAAAGATGCAGTGGCACTAAAACTTTGAACaaacagttgaaaaaaaattactctagtGGGCGATTTATAAACAACAGCcgcttaattaatttaaatacttgtgGGGCAAGCCTTGGTGGCGGAGGGGGAGTAAGTGGTGGTAATTATCCAAGTGGTTCATTAGACAGACGGAGAAAAAGGTTACGCAATCGAAATGAACGCGATCAACGAGCTAAATCTCAAAGTGATTTGTGCTATGAACGTGACCGCGTTACCCCGCTTCATTATTGCTCGTTGCAGCAATTTCATTGTCAGTACTCAAGTAATCCGTGCATTAATTGCTTCAATAATAACACTGAG gaacgattaagaaaattagaaaACGATCGCGCAGGATTAAATATGGAAGTTGCCGTATTATCCGAACAAGTCGACGCTCAATCAACTAAAATAATGGAACTTGAACACTtgttacaagaaaaaaaaaattgcttacGACAACTAGATGACGCTTTGCAACAA gaaatattATCAAAGAGTGCATTAGAAACTCAAAAGCTTGAGTTATTAACTTCATTATCAGAAATGAAGTTGAAACAAGCAAATTTAGAGCACGAAAATATGACACTACGTAATGCTGCTTCAATTGCTAAC gGTGAAAAATTTAGTCGGCACACAGGACAATACAGTAGCTTACCACGTCCACCGACGGTACCAAAAAAAGGTGTCGCCTTTGGTAAGAAATTATCTTCATCGACACCCCAGTCTCAATCTCAATCAAATTTACCAACAATTTATAACCCTGGTTTATTATCGCAATCACAAATTCATTTACAATCTCAATTAGTATCGCCACCCGTCAACGTGAGAGGAATTATCTCATCAAGATGTTTGTCCGCTCCacatttag CTGAAGaagacaaaataataatgaatgagTCGACGATGAGTTCGCCTCAGAAACAACAGTTACGACAACAATTACAGCAAGAAGAACAACAATATTACAACAACAGTAAACAAGAGGAAATAGAAACGATGTCATCGATATCGAAATCGCTGAAAGATTTATCGATGGAAGAAATCGAGTGCTGGCTTGCGCGATTGGGGTTAGAGTGTTATTCTAGTGAATTGAGACGATGGGGCGCCACTGGTACTAAACTATTGGACTCGACACCTCATCAGATTGAAAAAGAGTTGGATATTAAGAATACgttacatagaaaaaaattaatgtatgcTATCGAATGTGAACGATGTAATGGCGTCGGATTTTTGGGTTCTGAtaaa atggaTAACTCAGCAGTTTTACGTTGGTTAGATGATATCGGTTTGCCTCAACACAAAGAATCATTTCAAAATGCCAAAGTCGATGGTCGCGTGTTGCATCGATTGACCACCGAAGATTTATTAAATCTCGGTGTCACAGCTCAGCTACACGCTGCGAGCCTAAGGCGCGGAATTCAAGTTCTCCgtgaattgaattttgaattcgaTAATTTAGAGCGCAGATCATTGTCGGGCGATGGCGCTGATGGCTCAAATATTGCGTTTTGGACAAACCATCGAGTCATGGAATGGCTGAGAGTCGTTGACTTGGCTGAATACGCACCCAATTTACGAGGCTCTGGTGTACACGGCGGGCTGATTGTTCACGAAGGACGTTTCACTACTGAATTAATGGCAGCTATTTTGAGTATACCGCCATCTAAAACGCTTTTAAGACGACATCTTACAACTCATTTTAATGAAATCCTTGGCCGTGATGTTGTACAGCATAAAAgggaaattgaaaatactcTGGGTTTCGTTCCTTTGACTTTAACTGCGAGATTGAAg gTCGCCAAAAAGTCACAGTTTACTCTTAAGCGAAAAAAGAGCAAAAGTGAAGTTGACTACGCGAACTTAGTCTGCCCTCTAGAGACTTCGCCACCAG ATTTGGAGATCGTCGAGcatcgaaaaataatcggatgtatttga
- the LOC103577269 gene encoding liprin-beta-1 isoform X3, with protein sequence MENWNGKDLHPIIEEEDKSKDSISESDSSTIKNWKNHWRRQLYSQNNADEEEEFQDYDDIDEEYSSQTSTESLKKPYEDSFKSNYFSSFKLVKNKKKINYPESVAKELSGIKRCSGTKTLNKQLKKNYSSGRFINNSRLINLNTCGASLGGGGGVSGGNYPSGSLDRRRKRLRNRNERDQRAKSQSDLCYERDRVTPLHYCSLQQFHCQYSSNPCINCFNNNTEERLRKLENDRAGLNMEVAVLSEQVDAQSTKIMELEHLLQEKKNCLRQLDDALQQEILSKSALETQKLELLTSLSEMKLKQANLEHENMTLRNAASIANGEKFSRHTGQYSSLPRPPTVPKKGVAFAEEDKIIMNESTMSSPQKQQLRQQLQQEEQQYYNNSKQEEIETMSSISKSLKDLSMEEIECWLARLGLECYSSELRRWGATGTKLLDSTPHQIEKELDIKNTLHRKKLMYAIECERCNGVGFLGSDKMDNSAVLRWLDDIGLPQHKESFQNAKVDGRVLHRLTTEDLLNLGVTAQLHAASLRRGIQVLRELNFEFDNLERRSLSGDGADGSNIAFWTNHRVMEWLRVVDLAEYAPNLRGSGVHGGLIVHEGRFTTELMAAILSIPPSKTLLRRHLTTHFNEILGRDVVQHKREIENTLGFVPLTLTARLKVAKKSQFTLKRKKSKSEVDYANLVCPLETSPPGTPTSNNSSATASPNLNSPSI encoded by the exons ATGGAAAATTGGAACGGTAAAGATTTGCATCCGATTATCGAAGAGGAAGATAAATCTAAAG actCGATATCAGAGTCAGATAGCTCGACAATAAAAAACTGGAAGAATCACTGGCGTCGTCAGCTTTACAGTCAAAATAACGCtgacgaagaagaagaattCCAAGACTATGACGACATAGATGAAGAATATTCATCCCAAACTTCAACGGAGTCTCTCAAAAAACCATACGAAGATTCATTTAAATCAAACTATTTTTCGTCTTTCAAGTTagtgaagaataaaaaaaaaattaattaccccGAGTCGGTCGCGAAAGAGCTGAGCGGAATAAAAAGATGCAGTGGCACTAAAACTTTGAACaaacagttgaaaaaaaattactctagtGGGCGATTTATAAACAACAGCcgcttaattaatttaaatacttgtgGGGCAAGCCTTGGTGGCGGAGGGGGAGTAAGTGGTGGTAATTATCCAAGTGGTTCATTAGACAGACGGAGAAAAAGGTTACGCAATCGAAATGAACGCGATCAACGAGCTAAATCTCAAAGTGATTTGTGCTATGAACGTGACCGCGTTACCCCGCTTCATTATTGCTCGTTGCAGCAATTTCATTGTCAGTACTCAAGTAATCCGTGCATTAATTGCTTCAATAATAACACTGAG gaacgattaagaaaattagaaaACGATCGCGCAGGATTAAATATGGAAGTTGCCGTATTATCCGAACAAGTCGACGCTCAATCAACTAAAATAATGGAACTTGAACACTtgttacaagaaaaaaaaaattgcttacGACAACTAGATGACGCTTTGCAACAA gaaatattATCAAAGAGTGCATTAGAAACTCAAAAGCTTGAGTTATTAACTTCATTATCAGAAATGAAGTTGAAACAAGCAAATTTAGAGCACGAAAATATGACACTACGTAATGCTGCTTCAATTGCTAAC gGTGAAAAATTTAGTCGGCACACAGGACAATACAGTAGCTTACCACGTCCACCGACGGTACCAAAAAAAGGTGTCGCCTTTG CTGAAGaagacaaaataataatgaatgagTCGACGATGAGTTCGCCTCAGAAACAACAGTTACGACAACAATTACAGCAAGAAGAACAACAATATTACAACAACAGTAAACAAGAGGAAATAGAAACGATGTCATCGATATCGAAATCGCTGAAAGATTTATCGATGGAAGAAATCGAGTGCTGGCTTGCGCGATTGGGGTTAGAGTGTTATTCTAGTGAATTGAGACGATGGGGCGCCACTGGTACTAAACTATTGGACTCGACACCTCATCAGATTGAAAAAGAGTTGGATATTAAGAATACgttacatagaaaaaaattaatgtatgcTATCGAATGTGAACGATGTAATGGCGTCGGATTTTTGGGTTCTGAtaaa atggaTAACTCAGCAGTTTTACGTTGGTTAGATGATATCGGTTTGCCTCAACACAAAGAATCATTTCAAAATGCCAAAGTCGATGGTCGCGTGTTGCATCGATTGACCACCGAAGATTTATTAAATCTCGGTGTCACAGCTCAGCTACACGCTGCGAGCCTAAGGCGCGGAATTCAAGTTCTCCgtgaattgaattttgaattcgaTAATTTAGAGCGCAGATCATTGTCGGGCGATGGCGCTGATGGCTCAAATATTGCGTTTTGGACAAACCATCGAGTCATGGAATGGCTGAGAGTCGTTGACTTGGCTGAATACGCACCCAATTTACGAGGCTCTGGTGTACACGGCGGGCTGATTGTTCACGAAGGACGTTTCACTACTGAATTAATGGCAGCTATTTTGAGTATACCGCCATCTAAAACGCTTTTAAGACGACATCTTACAACTCATTTTAATGAAATCCTTGGCCGTGATGTTGTACAGCATAAAAgggaaattgaaaatactcTGGGTTTCGTTCCTTTGACTTTAACTGCGAGATTGAAg gTCGCCAAAAAGTCACAGTTTACTCTTAAGCGAAAAAAGAGCAAAAGTGAAGTTGACTACGCGAACTTAGTCTGCCCTCTAGAGACTTCGCCACCAGGTACACCGACTTCGAATAATTCATCGGCAACAGCAAGCCCTAATCTAAACTCgccttcaatttaa
- the LOC103577266 gene encoding uncharacterized protein LOC103577266 codes for MGRNKIILFYYCLLIVNVSCSNIKIYESSPEKDLSKRLISDAREIVEKCFTNNSNPIVISADLINDDDKVKNLSDINNIKSSFIIINEDFKPTKIEGYIPAYPAYVLLFKSFSKLMVLIEELMKSKIWSIKSSFFVLDTTKDPLYIYAQPVLAMLWEHDLLSSYYLCYNNDRDSTIVYTLNPFTNYAPSLWAPVDTSYVFIEKDPKKKKWTFYSLKYSKGEKICQNIVFDKTENLDRYEIGTISFGRFPPVTSDEKLKIMRNYVKIMTNKKLTTLYTLFPYINATYSIRFFQQHFFEAMIDNGYIKQLVRTESDAHDKLTQLSDTNYQYMDIVTHYNEYEYLILTKKSNYLTVISEITYNLQFIVLSIVFLLLILVVILINNTFRVSESIMDVVRMLANMGVMSPMDRLSMRIIYLSGFLFIFIIMPEFQGQISAMLSKPIRRNIESLKDLRDNKYHVYYHEILVNDMINKKLWITDEDRGYLHPSNDTILKKCTYQAQKNSTIACIDERLDLLDAALKLKNLHISKDVMFRKYLVYWTRKDWPLKDRVDKIGAQSVETGLVNYWHDKPSKEYSNKLKKINKIKEKEKYEQIDFDNLVFSYMFTGVVLLWGVFIFGVELLFHKYSKLHRQVLIRRRFGNKKSLRSQPRIVFFPGRMVLLNSRE; via the exons ATGGgccgtaataaaataatattattttattattgtttacttATCGTCAATGTTTCGTGCagcaatataaaaatttatgagtctTCACCCGAAAAAGATTTATCAAAACGTCTCATTAGCGATGcg AGAGAAATAGTGGAAAAatgttttacaaataattcaaatccaATTGTAATCAGTgctgatttaattaatgacgATGACAAAGTTAAAAATCTGTCCGAcattaataacataaaatcgTCGTTCATTATCATAAACGAGGATTTCAAGCCAACTAAGATCGAAGGGTACATTCCGGCTTATCCGGCGTATgtccttttatttaaatcgtttTCAAAACTGATGGTGCTTATTGAAGAGttaatgaaatcaaaaatctggAGTATCAAGTCTTCGTTTTTTGTTCTCGACACTACGAAAGATCCTCTTTATATTTATGCTCAACCCGTACTAGCAATGCTATGGGAACATGATTTATTATCTTCGTATTACTTGTGTTATAACAATGACAGAGATTCAACAATTGTTTATACTTTAAATCCCTTTACAAATTACGCTCCGTCATTATGGGCGCCAGTTGATACCAGCTACGTATTTATAGAGAAAGatccaaagaaaaaaaaatggacattctacagtttaaaatattcgaaag gtgaaaaaatttgtcagaATATAGTTTTTGATAAAACAGAAAACTTAGACCGTTATGAAATAGGAACAATATCTTTTGGCCGATTTCCGCCTGTGACTtccgatgaaaaattaaaaataatgcgaAATTATGTAAAGATAAtgacgaataaaaaattgacaacatTATACACATTATTTCCGTACATTAACGCGACTTATTCGATCCGTTTTTTTCAACAACATTTTTTCGAAGCAATGATCGACAATGGTTACATTAAACAGTTAGTAAGAACAGAGTCTGATGCCCATGATAAATTAACGCAATTATCAGATACTAACTATCAGTATATGGATATAGTAACACATTATAatgaatatgaatatttaatattgactAAAAAGTCGAACTATTTGACAGTCATCAGCGAAATAACTTACAATCTACAATTTATTGTTCTTTCAATAGTTTTTCTGTTATTGATATTAGTggtcatattaattaataacaccTTCAGGGTTAGTGAGAGCATTATGGACGTGGTGAGAATGTTGGCTAATATGGGAGTTATGTCTCCAATGGATCGTTTGTCTATGAGAATCATTTACTTGTCCGgatttctatttatatttataataatgccCGAGTTCCAGGGACAAATATCCGCAATGTTGTCGAAACCCATCCGACGCAACATCGAGTCACTTAAAGATCTTCGAGATAATAAATACCACGTTTATTATCACGAAATTTTAGTGAATGAtatgatcaataaaaaattgtggATTACGGACGAGGACAGAGGATATTTGCATCCATCAAATGAcacaattcttaaaaaatgcacataccaagctcaaaaaaattcaactattGCATGCATCGATGAAAGGTTGGATCTATTAGATGctgctttaaaattaaaaaatctacataTTTCGAAAGACGTTatgtttagaaaatatttggtaTACTGGACAAGGAAAGATTGGCCCCTGAAAGATAGAGTCGATAAAATTGGTGCACAATCGGTAGAAACGGGTTTAGTTAATTATTGGCATGATAAACCGAGCAAAGAATATTCGAACAAATTAAAgaagattaataaaattaaagaaaaagaaaagtatGAGCAGATCGACTTTGATAATTTGGTGTTCAGTTACATGTTCACTGGGGTGGTTTTACTGTGGGGCGTGTTCATTTTTGGAGTCGAACTGCTCTTTCATAAGTATTCAAAACTTCACAGACAAGTTCTGATACGGCGACGGTTTggaaataaaaagtcattgaGATCGCAACCGAGAATTGTTTTCTTTCCTGGTCGGATGGTTCTTCTTAATAGCCGCGAGTGA